GAGACGGAGGACAACAAAGAGAAGAAATCGGCCAAAGACGCGCTGCTGCTGTGGTGTCAGATGAAGACGGCCGGGTGGGTGCTGGGCCGACTTTGCCATCGTGCCATCGCGCCATCGCGCCATCAGGacatgaaaatatcattttttttgtttggttcccACGCAGCTATCCAAATGTCAACATCCACAACTTCTCCACGAGCTGGCGTGACGGGATGGCCTTCAACGCCATCATCCACAAACACAGGTGAGCGACGTGCTCCACCCACCCCCCCGGCCAGCTCCGCCCCACCCCACCTTTTGAcaacactcttttttttttttttttccctttgccaGGCCCGACCTGATCGACTTTGACAAGCTGAAGAAATCCAACGCCCACCACAACCTTCAGAACGCCTTCAACATGGCCGAGCATCACCTGGGCCTCACCAAGCTGCTGGACGCCGAAGGTCAGCCGtccggcccaggggccaaatcctcctccgccgccgccgcctccccgTCCCGCGCCCTCGGCTTTGTCCGAGGTCCCACCGCGCTCTCCTCTCGCCGGCAGACATCAGCGTGGACCACCCCGACGAGAAGTCCATCATCACCTACGTGGTcacctactaccactacttctcCAAGATGAAGGCCCTCAAAGTGGAAGGCAAGCGTATCGGCAAGGTGAGACAAAAGTCCTCCGACCACCAGCCCATCCGTCGGAGCCCAGACGTCCGCAACGTCCGCAACGTCCACACTGTCCACACTGTCCACAATGTCCACCGCAGGTCCTGGACAACGCCATCGAGACGGAGAAGATGGTGGACAAGTACGAGTCGCTGGCCTCGGAGCTGCTGGAGTGGATCGAGCAGACCATCATCATCCTCAACAACCGCAAGTTTGCCAACTCGCTGGTGGGCGTCCAGCAGCAGCTGCAGGCCTTCAACACCTACAGGACGGTGGAGAAGCCGCCCAAGTGCGTACGGGGGTGCCGCCAACGTCTTTGCCGGGGCCGTCCGCTCACGTCCCGCTGGGTCCCGCAGGTTCACGGAGAAGGGCAACCTGGAGGTTCTCCTCTTCACCATCCAGAGCAAAATGAGGGCCAACAACCAGAAGGTGTACACGCCCCGCGAGGGCAAACTCATCTCGGACATTAACAAGGTATATTTTTTATCGAGCCGCTACCCATAAGCGTGGTTAGGACTGATAGAAAATGGGACGTTAAGATGACTTGTCCTCTAAGGCGTGGGAGCGCCTGGAGAAGGCGGAGCACGAGCGCGAGTTGGCCTTGCGGACGGAGCTCATCCGTCAGGAGAAGCTGGAGCAGCTGGCCCGCCGTTTCGACCGGAAGGCCGCCATGAGGGAGACCTGGCTCAGCGAGAACCAGCGCCTGGTCTCGCAGGTGAGCCGGCGCGAGCCGGCGCGAGCCGGCGCGAGCCGCCCTTTTTGCCCATCGGCCACGGGCCGGCCACCGTTTTGCTAACCCGGCGCTCCGTCCCCCCCCGCAGGACAACTTTGGCTTCGACCTGCAGGCGGTGGAGGCGGCCACCAAGAAGCACGAGGCCATCGAGACCGACATCGCCGCCTACGAGGAGCGCGTTCAGGTGGTCCATTCGTTCCTACGTTTGCCAAATTCTTCCACGCGTTCCATCTTGGTAACTGCCACCGGCCAATCCCGCACAGGCGGTGGTGTCGGTGGCCAAAGAGCTGGAGGTGGAGAGCTACCACGACATCAAACGCGTGACGGCCCGGAAGGACAACGTCATCCGCCTGTGGGAGTACCTGCTGGAACTGCTCAAGGCGCGACGGCTGCGGCTGGAGCAGACGCTGGGCATGCAGAGGGTCTTCCAGGAGATGCTCTACATCATGGACTGGATGGACGAGATGAAGGTGAGTTTGTGGTGTCCGGCCATCGCCATCCTCTGGCCCCTCTGTGACGGCGctgcctcctcttcttcttcttcttctcggcAGATGCTGCTGCTGTCTCAGGACTACGGCAAACACCTCCTGGGCGTGGAGGACCTGCTGCAGAAGCACGCCCTGGTGGAGGCCGACATCGGCATCCAGGCCGACCGCGTCCGCGCCGTCAACGCCAACGCGCAGAAGTTTGCCGCCAGCGAATCGGAAGGTGGGAGTCGCCCCCTTCAGGCCGGCGCCGTCCCGTTGACGCTGTCACTTTTGCCGCTTCAGGGTACAAGCCCTGCGACCCCCAGATCATCAAGGAGCGGGTGGCCCACATGGAATTCTGCTACCAGGAGCTCAGCCAGCTGGCCGCCGAGCGCCGGGCTCGCCTGGAGGAGTCGCGCCGCCTCTGGAAGTTCTTCTGGGAAATGGCCGAAGAGGTGGGtgacgacggcggcgacggcgacggcggcggcggcggcggcggcgtctcaGCCGACTCACCTTCGCCCGTGTGTGTAGGAGGGCTGGATCCGCGAGAAGGAGCAGATCCTGTCCTCGGAGGACTGCGGCAAGGACCTGACGGGCGCCGTGCGCCTGCTGAGCCAGCACAAGGCCCTGGAGGACGAAACCAGCGGGCGGGCCGCCCACCTGCAGCAGACCATCAAGCAGGGCGAGCAGCTGGTGGCCGACGACCACTTTGGGGCCGACAAGATACGAGAACGCATCCGTGACATTCGGGTGCGTCCCTCCCTCGCCGAAAGTCAATGGGACGCCCGCCTTCATGCTGCTTTGTGCCGCTTTCAGGAGCAATGGGCAGCGCTGGAGCAACTCTCTGCCGTGCGCAAGTCTCGCCTGCAGGAGGCGTGCAACCTGCACCAGTTCCAAGTGAGACGGACCGCCTTTTTCCAAATAATcataataagaagaagaagtgaCATTGACTGGGCGCCTCCACCACGCAGGCGGACGCCGACGACATGGACACGTGGATGCTGGACGCCCTGCGCATCGTGTCCAGCGTGGACGTGGGCCACGACGAGTTCTCCACGCAAGCGCTGGTCAAGAAGCACAAGGACGTGGCCGAGGAGATCGCCAGCTACCGGCCCGTCATCGACGCCCTGCGCGAGCAGGCGCGCACGCTGCCGCCCGAGAAGTCCGAGTCGCCGGAGGTGGGTGGGTCGttcggggtggggggggggggggggggggggcgggggccCTCCGTCCCACCTCTGTCCGCTCACGCCCCGCCCCTCCAACCATCAGGTGCAGACCCGCCTGGCCGGCGTGGAGGAGCGCTACAAGGAAGTGGTGGAACTGGCCCGCCTGCGCAAGCAAGCGCTCCAAGACGCGCTGGCCCTCTACAAGATGCTGAGCGAGGCCAGCGCCTGCCAGCTGTGGATCGACGAGAAGGAGCAGTGGCTCAACGGCACCGACATCCCCGAGAAGCTGGAGGACCTGGAGGTGGTCCAGCATCGGTAAGAAAAGGGGGCGGAGGGACGCCACGCGGACGCCACGCGGACGCCACGCGGACGCCACGCGGATGCCACGCTGACGTGCCGACGGCCGCTCGCCCCCAGCTTCGAGAGCCTGGAACCCGAGATGAACAATCAGGCCTCGCGGGTGGCCGTGGTCAACCAGGTGGCCCGGCAGCTGGTCCACAGCGGCCATCCCGGCGAGAAGGAGATCAAGGGCCAGCAGGACCGACTCAACACCAGGTCCGGTTGGAGAGCCGGCGGGCCGAGACCTGGACGGGCCGTCGGAAACAACTTggttgtcccccccccccctcaggtGGAGTCACTTCCGAGACTTGGTGGACCGGAAGAAGGAGAGCCTGAGCTCGGCCTTGGGAGTGCAGAACTACCACCTGGATTGCAACGAGACCAAGTCCTGGATCAAGGAGAAGACCAAGGTAGCGTTGCTTCTCCGAAAGAGGaccgggaaaaaaaatatcccccaaaaaaaccccaacTTGACCCTCCCCCAAGGTGATCGAGTCCACCCAGGAGCTGGGCAACGACCTGGCCGGCGTCATGGCGCTGCAGAGGAAGCTGACGGGCATGGAGCGAGACCTGGCCGCCATCGAGGACAAGCTGGGCGACCTGGGCAAGGAGGCCGAGCGCCTCTCCTCCGAACACCCCGAACAATCCCAGGCCATCACCGGACGCCTGGGCGAGATCACCGGGGTGTGGGAAGAGATGAAGGTGGGTGGGGCCACGGTGCCGCCGGCCGGGGACGGGGGCGCCGGTGGAGACGCATCCGACGTCCGGCCCGGTGCAAAACGTTGTCTGCTGTCCGCGGCAGGGCACCATGAAGAACCGCGAGGAGTCGCTGGGCGAGGCCAGCAAGCTGCAGCAGTTCCTGCGCGAGCTGGACGACTTCCAGTCGTGGCTGTCCCGCACGCAGACGGCCATCGCCTCGGAGGACGTGGCCAACACGCTGGCCGAGGCCGAGAAGCTGCTGGGCCAGCACGAGGGCTTGAAGAAGGAGATCCGCAACTACGAGGAGGACTACCAGAAGATGCGCGACATGGGCGAGACGGTGACCCGCGGACAGACCGACGCCCAGTACATGTTCCTGCGCCAGCGCCTGCAGGCCCTGGACACGGGCTGGAACGAGCTGCACAAGATGTGGGAGAACCGCCAGAGCCTGCTGTCCCAGTCGCACTCCTACCAGCTCTTTCTGCGGGACACCAAGCAGGCCGAGGCCTTCCTCAACAACCAGGTGGGTCATGCGGGTCTTCCCCGACTCACGCGTACCTTTGCGTCCGAGcaggagtggggggggggggggggggggggggcggattCCGGGGGTATTGCGGGTCTTCCCCGACTCACGCGTACCTTTGCGTCCGAGCAGGAGTACGTGCTGGCCCACACGGAGATGCCCACCACCCTGGAGGGGGCCGAGGCGGCCATCAAAAAGCAGGAAGACTTCATGACCACCATGGACGCCAACGAGGAGAAGATTGGCGGCGTGGTGGACACCGGGCGGCGCCTGGTGGCGGACGGCAACATTAACGCCGAACGCATCCAGGACAAGGTGGACTCCATAcaccaaaggtaaaaaaaaaaataaaaaaaaatgaaaagaaagtggCCAACGCCGCCTCCGAGGTCACCGCCATCACCGAGGTGGTGACCGAGGCTAATACCCGGCCGGTCGCTCTCCAGACACACAAAGAACCGAGCGGCCGCCAGCGATCTCCTGGCCAGGCTGAAGGACAACCGAGATCTGCAGAAGTTCCTGCAGGACTGCCAGGAGGTGAGCCACCGCCGTTGGCCGGTCTTCCGTCGGGCTGACGACAGCGCGCGTCTTTCCCCGCCCGCAGCTGACCTTGTGGATCAACGAGAAGATGCTGACGGCTCAGGACATGACGTACGACGAGGCGCGCAACCTCCACAGCAAGTGGCTCAAGCACCAGGCCTTCATGGCCGAGCTGCAGTCCAACAAGGAGTGGCTGGACAAGATCCACAAGGTCGCTGGCTCAAAATGGCTGTTATTGGCTGTTACGGGGCTCCCGCCCTTAACGCCCGTAAAAATGTCAAGAGCGCTTCCCgagctttattattattattttattttttctttggccACAGGACGGCACGGCGCTGATGGCCGAGAAGCCCGAGACGGAGGCCATGGTGCGCGAGAAGCTTTCGGCGCTGAAGAGCATGTGGGCGGAGCTGGAGTCCAGCACGCAGACCAAAGCCAAATGCCTGTTCGACGCCAACAAGGCCGAGCTCTTCACCCAGAGCTGCGCCGACTTGGACAAGTGGCTGGCCGGCCTGGACGGACAGCTGCAGTCGGACGATTACGGGAAGGACCTGACCTCCGTCAACATCCTGCTCAAGAAGCAGCAGGTGGGCCTACCTTGGGGATTTGTCTGAGGAGGCGGGGCTCCTGACGCGCCCAACCTCCGGCTAGATGCTGGAGAGCCAAGTGGAAGTGCGGCAGAAGGAAGTGGACGAGCTGCAGAGCCAGTCGCTGGCGCTCAGTCGGGAGGGCAAAGGCTCCGAGGAGGTGGACGGCCAGCGCAAGGGCGTGGAGTGCAAGTTTGGCGCTCTGAGGGCGCCGCTCCAGAGCCGTCGGGACAACCTCATGGCCTCCAGGGAGATCCACCAGTTCAACCGCGACGTGGAGGACGAGATTGTACGTCCACCGAAAATTTCTTTTTTCTCCGCTCACGTCTTCATCTTGTCATTCTTTTCCCCactgccgccaccgccgccaccgccgccaccgcagcTGTGGGTGGAGGAGCGCATGCCCTCGGCCGCCTCCACGGACCACGGGCACAACCTGCAGACGGTGCAGCTCCTGATTAAGAAGAACCAGGTGGGAGGGCATCCCGGCCCTTCTCCTCTGGCTCACCCCGCAGAGCCGCCCTAAATCCCTCCTCTCCCCGCACCCTTAGAGCCTGCAGAAGGAGATCCGCGGCCACCGGCCGCGCTACGACGACATCTTCGAGCGCAGCCGCCACGTCCTTTGCGAGGACCGTCCGGCGGCCGAGCCCATCCGCCGGCGCCTGGACGAGCTGCGCGCCCTGTGGGAGCGCGTGggcgaggagacggacaagcgCCACGCCCGGCTGGGCGAGGCGCACCGGGCGCAGCAGTACTACTTTGACGCGGCCGAGGCCGAGGCCTGGATGAGCGAGCAGGAGCTCTACATGATGTCGGAGGAGAAGGCCAAGGTAGGTCCGGTgcccgcccgccgccgccgccgccgccgtcgtcgtcgtctctGACTTTTGGCCTCCCAGGACGAACAGAGTTCCGTGGCCATGTTGAAGAAGCATCAGATCCTGGAACAGGCGGTGGAGGACTACGCCGACACCGTGCACCAGCTGTCGGCCACCAGCCGGGGCCTGGTGGCCGCCGAGCACCCCGACAGGTAAAGCGGGCGGGCCGTCGGGACGAGGAATGCCGGACGGGAGAGGTCCCTGACAGCCGGACTCGGTCTCTGCCACGGCAGCGAGCGCGTGGGCATGCGCCAGTCGCAGGTGGACAAACTGTACGCCGGGCTGAAGGACCTGTCGGAGGAGCGGCGAGGGAAGCTGGACGAGCGCTTCCGCCTCTTCCAGCTCAACCGAGAAGTCGACGACTTGGAGCAGTGGATCGCCGAGAGGGAGGTGGTGGCCGGTTCGCACGAGTTGGGACAGGATTACGAGCACGTGACGGTGAGCCGCGGAGGGACGGGGGGGATTTGCCAGTCGAAAAGAAACCCGGCGAGGGGCGGGGATTTGCCAGTCAAAAAGAAACCCGGCGAGGGGCGGGGATTTGCCAGTCAAAAAGAAACCCGGCGAGGGGCGGGGATTTGCCAGTCAAAAAGAAACCCGGCGAGGGGCGGGGATTTGCCAGTCAAAAAGAAACCCGGCGAGGGGCGGGGATTTGCCAGTTTGTGGAGgaggaaaagaaacatttttctaaaaaagaaacattttctttccattctTCCAGATGCTGCAAGAACGCTTCCGCGAATTTGCCCGCGACACCGGCAACATCGGGCAGGAGCGGGTGGACGGCGTCAACCGTCTGGCGGACGAGCTGATCAACGGCGGCCACGGCGACGCCGCCACGGTGGCCGAGTGGAAGGACGGCCTGAACGAGGCCTGGGCCGACCTGCTGGAGCTGATCGACACGCGCACGCAGATCCTGGCCGCCTCCTTCGAGCTGCACAAGTTCTACCACGACGCCAAGGAGATCCTGGCGCGAGTCCTGGACAAGCACAAGAAGCTGCCCGAGGAGTTGGGCCGCGACCAGAACACGGTGGAGACCTTGCAGAGGATGCACACGGCCTTTGAGCACGACATCCAGGCGCTCGGCACGCAGGTCGGAaaagaaggagagaaaaaaaggtaaaattggACGTcttgttctaaaaaaaaaaacatttttttttcttcaggtgcGCCAACTTCAAGAAGACGCCGTCCGTCTGCAGTCGGCGTACGCCGGCGACAAAGCCGACGACATCCAGAAGCGGGAAGGAGAGGTTAgccccagtgttttttttttttttttttttggcctatgTCCCCCCGTTAGCACTTGGTGGTCTCTAGCTTTTATTCCGACAACGTTGATTCCTTtccaaagagggaggggggagagggAAAGACAAAAATGGGCCCTTGATCTTTATACGGGAGGCAGGGGTCAAAAGTTAGGAAGTGTGTCGATGGCAATGATGATGATAACGAGGCTGTGACGGTGGGCTCTATTCCATCTGTTTGCATTCAGAAGCGAAAGGGTCAGGTGAGACAGGCTTGTCGCGTCGCCGGCTGGCAaaaagcgagcgagcgagcgagcgctcTCTGCTGCTTTCATCCTCGTTGACTAAAATGAAAGAGCAAACATTTTAGCTTCCGCTTGGTGGCCTTCAATTGTCTTttcccttccctccctccctccctccctccctccctccctccctccctcaagcATGACTTTTGAGTTTGAACGGCGCCGCCCGCCGACGCTCACGTTTCCTCCATCTGGCGACATTTGCTTCCAAATTCAAGTCCAGCAAAAATAACATCGGATGGCCCGGCGTCAGCGTCTTCTTTTCTATCCCAGTGGGACGGACTGTCTGCCGCTAGTCGAGGCCCACGGCGTAGCCCGGGCGCTTCTGAGTCTCTTTTGCCCCTCCCCCTGTGCAGGTTTTGGAGGCCTGGAAGAACCTGCTGGAGGCGGCCGAGGGCCGACGAGGCAAGCTGGTGGACACGGGCGACAAATTCCGCTTCTTCAACCTGGTGCGCGACCTCATGCTGTGGATGGACGACGTCATCCGGCTGATCGAGGCGCAGGAGAAGCCGCGGTAGGCCCAAcgcccacccccccccctcgaCCCGGCGTGGAGAGGAGCCAACGTCCGCCCGGCCTTTTCCGCAGCGACGTGTCGTCGGTGGAGCTGCTGATGAACAACCACCAGGGCATCAAGGCCGAGATCGACGCCCGCAACGACAGCTTCACCGCCTGCATCGAACTGGGAAAGGCACTCCTGGCCAGGAAGCACTACGCCTCCGACGAGGTGAGCCCACGGACCGGCCCACGGACAGGCCCACGGACCGGCCGGCCCGCTTTTTGGACAGAGTGGGATTTTGCGCCTTTCTTTCCAGATCAAGGAAAAGTTGCTGCAGTTGACGGACAAGCGGAAAGAGATGATTGACAAGTGGGAGGACCGCTGGGAGTGGCTCCGACTAGGTGAGAATGCCAGACGAGCCAGGCCGCGAGGTGACGCCACGTGACCCCGCCGCGACGCCGCCGTGACGCCGCCGTCCGTGTCCCTGCTGGCAGTGCTGGAGGTGCACCAGTTCTCTCGCGACGCCGGCGTGGCCGAAGCCTGGCTGCTGGGCCAGGAGTCGTACCTGTCCAGCCGCGAGATGGGTCAGAGCGTGGACGACGTGGAGAAGCTGATCAAGAGGCACGAGGCCTTCGAGAAGTCGGCCGCCACCTGGGAGGAGCGCTTTGCCGCCCTGGAGAGATTGACCACGGTTAGTCGCTCGTTTCTCTTTTGTTCAAATTCCATTCCTGATGTCAACATTTGGATGCTCAGATGGAATTACTGGAAGTGAGAAGAAAGCTGGAGGAAGAAGAGAGGAACAATCAGACGTCCGCCGCGCAACAAAGGCGAgtgacacgcacgcacacattgGCCTGCTGCCGGTCCACTCTAACGGGTCTTTCTTTTTTAGGGAGGGCGAGGCGCCGAATCAAAACGGGCTGAGCGAGGAAGTGGACGCGGCCAGGGTTAGTTACCGCTCCCCCGCCTACCAGCATTACTCCAACACCCGAAAAATGCACTTGTGGCGCGGCGCaccctaacacacacacacacacacacacacacacacatgcagacgTCTCATTGGCCCATTTTTGAGAGAGCGAGCACTCTCAATTGGCAGCCAAGTCTCATTCGGGAAAATGACAACGGACGCAATGTTGCACCCATTTCAAAAAACAATTTCCTTTGAACTCAATGAAATGTAGTGGGTCCAAAGTGgaggccatcttggtaggggccaCTTTTCATCCAAATTGGAAGGAGGCCGTTTTTTTACAACGCTAGCTTTTATCGAGCCGCCACTCGTCTTGATACGGGCGCAACATTGGCTTTCTCTCGAGGTGCCGATTGTCGACTCTCTAGCGTCCCGCGCCATTTAGAATGCGGCGGCGGGTATTTCTGCCTCATGGACTCCTTCTTTTTCCTCTGTGTCGACGGAGAGGACGGCATTTGATGCCACATGATGAATGCCGGACGCCGTAGgattggaatgtttttttttctttctaggtCCCGGCATTGATTTCCTCCCCGTTCTGTCTTCTTTTCCCTGTCTTTTTCCTTTGGTCTCGTCTTCTTTGTTTGTTGTCTGTCGTCCATTTGTCCGTCTGTCCAGTCGGCGGCGTTTCTGTCGGCTCGCCTCTTAATGTCTCTTTTCCTCTACGTGGTCCTCTACAAACTCGTGAGCGCGTGAGCTAACGTCCATAGCAGCCTGGCGCCCTccgtccgtccctccgtccgtccctccctccctccctccttccgtCCGTCCCTCCGTTACAGATCGAAAGACGCAACGTCATTATATTCCctccatttgtgttttttatttttggggtttacTGACCTTCCCTTTGTTGTCATTCtccacatttttgtgtttctttttttttttcccctgtcgcATGTTGACGTGTCACCTTCACTAACAATAAAATTTGTCACCATAGAAACGGCACCCTCTACTTCATCTGTCTGtcacgtgcgtgtgtgtgtgtgtttacatgaCCATCATTGCCCACCAAGTTGTTTTGTTCCtgaaatgcttgtttttttgcaatagcCCGCTTCCcaagtaccccccccccccaatccaaTTTAATCACAGACGTTTTCGAAGCGTTTAGTTAAAGGCGCGGCCGCCCGAGAGACTGCGGCtcggattggtcgccagtcgaTCGCGGGGCACGCgtagagcgagcgagcgagcgatcAGGTCAAGGCGAGGCGGATGGCGAGAGTCGGCGCCCGTCATGGCTTTGGCGCAGAGGAAGCCATGTTCCTGGAGAGCGTCACGACCACGGTAACCGTCCCCCGTGGGCGTTGGCTTGGTGTGGGCGTGGCCTGCTGTGATTTCCAAGCAATTGGCAGGGATTTTCATTGTTTG
The nucleotide sequence above comes from Stigmatopora nigra isolate UIUO_SnigA chromosome 12, RoL_Snig_1.1, whole genome shotgun sequence. Encoded proteins:
- the sptbn1 gene encoding spectrin beta chain, non-erythrocytic 1 isoform X3, producing the protein MELQSAFSPTLDYAGPLPSPSPPRVPSPGPGGGGGGGGGVGGGGGGGGFSAQAAFNYNQLEGRFKQLQDEREAVQKKTFTKWVNSHLSRVSCRITDLYVDLRDGRMLIKLLEVLSGERLPKPTKGRMRIHCLENVDKALQFLKEQRVHLENMGSHDIVDGNHRLTLGLIWTIILRFQIQDISVETEDNKEKKSAKDALLLWCQMKTAGYPNVNIHNFSTSWRDGMAFNAIIHKHRPDLIDFDKLKKSNAHHNLQNAFNMAEHHLGLTKLLDAEDISVDHPDEKSIITYVVTYYHYFSKMKALKVEGKRIGKVLDNAIETEKMVDKYESLASELLEWIEQTIIILNNRKFANSLVGVQQQLQAFNTYRTVEKPPKFTEKGNLEVLLFTIQSKMRANNQKVYTPREGKLISDINKAWERLEKAEHERELALRTELIRQEKLEQLARRFDRKAAMRETWLSENQRLVSQDNFGFDLQAVEAATKKHEAIETDIAAYEERVQAVVSVAKELEVESYHDIKRVTARKDNVIRLWEYLLELLKARRLRLEQTLGMQRVFQEMLYIMDWMDEMKMLLLSQDYGKHLLGVEDLLQKHALVEADIGIQADRVRAVNANAQKFAASESEGYKPCDPQIIKERVAHMEFCYQELSQLAAERRARLEESRRLWKFFWEMAEEEGWIREKEQILSSEDCGKDLTGAVRLLSQHKALEDETSGRAAHLQQTIKQGEQLVADDHFGADKIRERIRDIREQWAALEQLSAVRKSRLQEACNLHQFQADADDMDTWMLDALRIVSSVDVGHDEFSTQALVKKHKDVAEEIASYRPVIDALREQARTLPPEKSESPEVQTRLAGVEERYKEVVELARLRKQALQDALALYKMLSEASACQLWIDEKEQWLNGTDIPEKLEDLEVVQHRFESLEPEMNNQASRVAVVNQVARQLVHSGHPGEKEIKGQQDRLNTRWSHFRDLVDRKKESLSSALGVQNYHLDCNETKSWIKEKTKVIESTQELGNDLAGVMALQRKLTGMERDLAAIEDKLGDLGKEAERLSSEHPEQSQAITGRLGEITGVWEEMKGTMKNREESLGEASKLQQFLRELDDFQSWLSRTQTAIASEDVANTLAEAEKLLGQHEGLKKEIRNYEEDYQKMRDMGETVTRGQTDAQYMFLRQRLQALDTGWNELHKMWENRQSLLSQSHSYQLFLRDTKQAEAFLNNQEYVLAHTEMPTTLEGAEAAIKKQEDFMTTMDANEEKIGGVVDTGRRLVADGNINAERIQDKVDSIHQRHTKNRAAASDLLARLKDNRDLQKFLQDCQELTLWINEKMLTAQDMTYDEARNLHSKWLKHQAFMAELQSNKEWLDKIHKDGTALMAEKPETEAMVREKLSALKSMWAELESSTQTKAKCLFDANKAELFTQSCADLDKWLAGLDGQLQSDDYGKDLTSVNILLKKQQMLESQVEVRQKEVDELQSQSLALSREGKGSEEVDGQRKGVECKFGALRAPLQSRRDNLMASREIHQFNRDVEDEILWVEERMPSAASTDHGHNLQTVQLLIKKNQSLQKEIRGHRPRYDDIFERSRHVLCEDRPAAEPIRRRLDELRALWERVGEETDKRHARLGEAHRAQQYYFDAAEAEAWMSEQELYMMSEEKAKDEQSSVAMLKKHQILEQAVEDYADTVHQLSATSRGLVAAEHPDSERVGMRQSQVDKLYAGLKDLSEERRGKLDERFRLFQLNREVDDLEQWIAEREVVAGSHELGQDYEHVTMLQERFREFARDTGNIGQERVDGVNRLADELINGGHGDAATVAEWKDGLNEAWADLLELIDTRTQILAASFELHKFYHDAKEILARVLDKHKKLPEELGRDQNTVETLQRMHTAFEHDIQALGTQVRQLQEDAVRLQSAYAGDKADDIQKREGEVLEAWKNLLEAAEGRRGKLVDTGDKFRFFNLVRDLMLWMDDVIRLIEAQEKPRDVSSVELLMNNHQGIKAEIDARNDSFTACIELGKALLARKHYASDEIKEKLLQLTDKRKEMIDKWEDRWEWLRLVLEVHQFSRDAGVAEAWLLGQESYLSSREMGQSVDDVEKLIKRHEAFEKSAATWEERFAALERLTTMELLEVRRKLEEEERNNQTSAAQQREGEAPNQNGLSEEVDAAREDGGGRAANGVAAGEEEEEDGGSPAGSPREAKTGGQAATLPVKGTREAANSQMDGFLHRKHEWEGHNKKASSRSWHHVFCVLNRQELGFYKDAKSAAQGAPYHGEIPVGLRDADCQVALGYKKKKHVFKLKVTDGNEYLFQAKDDDEMNSWISVISAAISGEKGEVTPSGHSTPAPTAATAAARAHTMPPSASSEATAAESSPGKRDKDKEKRFSLFSKKK